One window of Trifolium pratense cultivar HEN17-A07 linkage group LG5, ARS_RC_1.1, whole genome shotgun sequence genomic DNA carries:
- the LOC123883633 gene encoding CASP-like protein 1B1, whose translation MASRNGEEKVELGFNDVNETKTKKDWILLSLRVVAFFATAAATFVMALNKQTKSLIVGTIGSTPITATLSAKFNQTPAFVFFVIANGNASLHNLVMIALDILGPQYDYKGLRLALIAILDMLTMALASAGDGAATFMSELGRNGNSHARWNKICDKFESYCNRGGGALIASFIGFILLLIIAVMSIAKLLKPNRINHAPSPSP comes from the exons ATGGCTTCAAGAAATGGTGAAGAGAAAGTTGAACTTGGTTTCAATGATGTTAATGAGACAAAGACAAAGAAGGATTGGATCCTTTTGTCCCTTAGGGTGGTTGCATTTTTTGCTACTGCAGCTGCAACATTTGTGATGGCActaaataaacaaaccaaaagcTTGATTGTTGGTACCATTGGTAGCACCCCAATAACTGCTACTCTTTCTGCTAAGTTTAATCAAACTCCAGCTTTTGT GTTCTTTGTGATAGCCAATGGAAATGCTAGTCTCCATAACTTGGTGATGATTGCATTGGATATATTAGGACCCCAATATGATTACAAAGGACTTCGTCTTGCATTGATTGCAATATTAGACATG TTAACTATGGCTCTAGCATCAGCTGGAGATGGTGCAGCAACATTCATGTCAGAATTGGGAAGAAATGGTAATTCACATGCAAGATGGAATAAGATTTGTGACAAATTTGAAAGCTATTGCAATAGAGGTGGTGGTGCACTTATTGCTTCTTTCATTGGCTTCATTCTTCTCTTGATTATTGCAGTCATGTCCATTGCAAAGCTTCTCAAGCCAAATCGCATTAACCATGCTCCTAGTCCTAGTCCTTGA
- the LOC123883635 gene encoding probable calcium-binding protein CML27, with protein sequence METNELAPVEIETDPNTNPNANPIPLLEEDVDELKKVFNGFDANGDGKISVNELETVLRTLRSDVPQAEELRRVMEDLSADREGFINLSEFATFCRSGSSEGGDSELRDAFDLYDKDKNGLISTEELHLALDRLGMKCSVEECQEMINSVDSDGDGSVDFDEFKQMMTAKSRAFNDSVN encoded by the coding sequence ATGGAAACAAATGAACTAGCTCCAGTTGAAATTGAAACCGACCCGAATACAAATCCAAACGCGAATCCGATTCCACTCCTCGAAGAAGACGTGGACGAACTTAAGAAAGTCTTCAACGGTTTCGACGCAAACGGCGACGGCAAGATCTCCGTCAACGAACTCGAGACCGTTCTCCGAACACTGAGATCCGACGTACCACAAGCAGAAGAACTCCGACGTGTGATGGAAGATCTGAGCGCTGACCGAGAAGGTTTCATCAACTTATCGGAGTTCGCCACGTTCTGCCGCTCCGGCAGTTCTGAAGGCGGCGATTCAGAGCTTCGTGATGCTTTCGATCTGTACGACAAAGACAAAAACGGACTTATCTCCACTGAGGAGCTTCATCTAGCACTTGATCGCCTCGGAATGAAGTGCTCAGTCGAGGAATGCCAAGAGATGATTAATTCCGTTGATTCCGATGGTGACGGTAGCGTTGACTTCGATGAGTTTAAGCAGATGATGACTGCCAAGAGCCGTGCCTTTAACGATTCTGTTAATTAG
- the LOC123886145 gene encoding uncharacterized protein LOC123886145, with protein MASLGWESGGGAWVWRRQLWAWEEELLGECQTLLLGVSLQAHLPDRWLWLFDPDHGYSVRDAYQLLTSQELVTLDACYDLVWHKQVPLKVSILAWRLLQDRLPTKVNLASRGILSSTATSCVSGCGGVESVHHLFLSCEIFGSLWH; from the coding sequence ATGGCTTCTTTAGGGTGGGAGTCAGGAGGGGgggcgtgggtgtggcggagGCAGTTGTGGGCTTGGGAGGAGGAgttgttgggggagtgtcagacCTTACTTCTTGGTGTTTCTTTGCAGGCTCATCTTCCAGATAGGTGGCTTTGGTTATTTGATCCTGATCATGGTTACTCTGTTCGTGATGCTTATCAGCTTTTGACTTCTCAGGAATTAGTTACTTTGGATGCTTGTTATGATCTTGTTTGGCACAAGCAGGTACCCTTGAAGGTATCTATTTTAGCATGGCGTTTATTGCAGGATAGGTTGCCTACCAAAGTCAATCTGGCTTCCCGTGGCATCTTATCGTCTACAGCTACTTCTTGTGTTTCTGGTTGTGGAGGGGTGGAGTCGGTTCATCACTTGTTCCTCTCATGCGAAATTTTCGGTTCTCTCTGGCATTAG